One Methylomonas sp. LL1 DNA window includes the following coding sequences:
- a CDS encoding DUF2721 domain-containing protein, which yields MTPITDIPTVSLAIQQAVAPVFLLTGIGSILGVLTSRLGRAIDRGRRLNEMTAERMRTSSHEEIRTLSKRTRWIRRAISLCTLSALCVCLSIASLFVAVQLGVDLSSVVSLLFIAAMLALICGLLCFLREIALATKVVDSP from the coding sequence ATGACTCCTATCACCGATATTCCAACCGTTTCACTGGCGATACAACAGGCCGTGGCGCCAGTGTTTCTATTGACCGGCATTGGTTCCATTCTGGGGGTACTTACCAGTCGTTTGGGGCGTGCGATTGATCGCGGTAGGCGCTTGAACGAAATGACGGCGGAACGGATGCGGACAAGCAGTCATGAGGAAATTCGGACTTTGTCGAAGCGGACGCGCTGGATTCGGCGTGCCATCAGTTTGTGCACGCTGTCCGCGTTATGTGTTTGTCTGTCGATAGCCTCGCTGTTTGTGGCCGTGCAGCTGGGTGTCGATTTATCCAGTGTGGTGTCCTTATTGTTTATCGCTGCGATGCTGGCATTGATATGCGGATTATTGTGCTTTCTTCGCGAAATTGCGTTGGCGACCAAGGTGGTGGATAGCCCATGA